The Flavobacterium faecale genomic sequence GTTCAACTCCTGCTGGTTTTGAACTTCTTATCATAAAACGATAAATTCCTGAATTTTCAATTTTGAATTTATAAACCAATGGCGAGCTTCCTGTAAAAGGGCCATTGTATCTTAAATAACCAGTACCTCTATAACCCGGAATGGCAGTTTCATAAATCCATTTATCAAAATCAGAGCTTGTATTTTCTGCTTCAAATATCAGTAATCCATTTTTTTCTAAAAATATGCCACATTTTTTATCTACGGGGATAACATTTTCGTTTATCAACTCTGGCACAGGTTGAGTTACTCCATCACAAATAGGAATTTTAATCGGGTCGGTTCCTTCAACAATAACTTCTTCTTCTTTAGGTGTAATAACCTCTGTCTCTGGATCCGTAATTTCGATTAAATCAATATCGTCTTTCGATTTTGAACATGATATAAGGCTAATAGCCACTAAGGATAAAATTGAAATGGTGAGTTTCATAATTTAAGGGTTTTGGTTTGACCAAAAATAGGTAATTGTTCACTTAAGCTATACCTGATATGACCAAAAAAATATCGCATATGTCTTATTCATAAATAATTACAAATTAGGAAGGTCTTTCTAAGGTGGATTCAATTAACAAATGCAACCTTATGCACATTGTTTAAGTTTTTGCTCAAAAATTTCATTTGGACTTTTAAAACCAAATCTTTTTCTGGGTCTGTTATTTAATTTATTTGTTACTCTTAAAACCTCTTCTTCTGTTATTAAATCAAAGTTATATTTTTTTGGAAAATATTGTCTTACTAAACCATTTAAATTTTCATTAGCACCTCTTTCCCAACTACAATATGGGTTGGCAAAGAAGTATGAGATTTCTAATATTTCAGATACTTTTTTATGGTTAGCGAACTCTTTCCCATTATCAGATGTAATGGTGTGCAAAATGGGCTTCCAATCCATTAATAATTCAATTAATTTCTCCTGAATTTCTTGTGATTCCTTACTGTTTATTTTAGCCATTTTAAGCACACCTGATGCTCTGTCATTTATTGTTAACAAAGCTCCTTTGTGATTTTTACCTATTACCAAATCAATTTCTAAATCCCCAATTCTTTGCTTTTCTTCTACAACCAACGGCCTGTTTTCAATACCAACTCTATCTTTAATAATACCTCTTGAGCCTTTTAAAGCCCCTCTTTTAGCATATCGCTTTCCTTTTGTGCGTAGGTGCTTATAATGTTGTCCGCCTTTCTTTTTGTCGCTCCAAATGAATTGATAAATTGTTTCAATCGAAACACATTCAAAGTTTTTATCACTGCAATATCCTACTATTTGTTCAGGACTGAAATCTTCTTCTAAAAGATGAATAACACGTGCTTTTATCTGTTCAGTAAAGCGTATTTTCTTAGCTTTTTCATGCTGTCGAATACTGGCCTTACTTTGGGCTAATTTAGCTTTATAAACATTATTTCTTTGATCGGAATTTCTGGATAGCTCTCTTGAAATTACAGATTTATCTCTACCTATAAACCCTCCAATTTTACTCATTGAAAATCCTTGTGAACGAAGTGTAGCAATTTCGTATCTTTGTTCAATCGTTAAATGTGACATCTTTTTTTTGTGCTTAGTAACCCAAAAATAAGAGAAATTTTTTTCGTAGCCTACTGATAAGTCTTGAAGATCTAGATCTTCAAGACTTATCAGTAGGCTTTATTTAAACAAATAAGGAGTGTTGCATTTATCACTTGAATCTAAGTATATTTACATTTCGGAATTGCTATTATCACATCTGTTTCTAAAATAACAATAGATTTTCTTAAGTATTTAAAAGATAATAACAGCCGAGCTTGGTTTATAGACATTAAGTTTACTTTATAAAATGAACAAAAAGTAATTAAAAATTTTCAGCCAGATACCACACGAATCCTTTCGTGTGGTAGGTGAATAGAAACGAAAACATTCTAATTTAAAAACCTGATCGCGGAGGCTTGTCTTCAAAAACTTTGAGGGAATTTTGGTTTTGTAAAACACAGTTTACCAATTACTTCTTCTGCCAAACTCTCACATAATCTACGTTAAAATCTTCATTCAAGCGGTTATCGTCTGGTAAGGCCAAAAGCCATTTATTCGATTCACTATTAAAATTAATGTGCAAATCTTGGTGCCAATACACGTTTGGTGATTCCCTGAATAAAACACCATCAATATACCAACGGATAAAGTCTTTATCCCACTCCAATCCCCAAACATGATAATCTTTTTGCAATTCAAACGGAATATAGTAGTTCTGCGGGTGAGATTTTAGTTTGGTTACATTTCCTTTGTCCACAGGTGCCGAAAATACGTGTAAGTTGGATGTCAAAGTATGTCTATTTTTTGCCGCTCCAGGATTGTTTTCACAGATGTCTATTTCTGTTTTCCAATTGTCTTTATACCACCAGTTGTACAACCAAAAACAACTTACCCAAGGCGCATCCATTAGCTTAGCTCGCATTTCAAAATAACCATAGGTAATAGATTTTTTACTCACTACCCAACCAACATTGTGCGTATAATCATTTTTGTATTTTGGTTCTTTAACTTGATTAATTCTTAGTACAAGATTTCCTTTTTCTAATGAAACATTCTCTGAATTTGCCATAGATGGTGCTCTACCCAACCATTTTGGATTGGTATCATACCATTTGTCTGAGTCTAGTTTTAATCCAGCGAATTCATCTGACAAATACTTTTGCAAAACCCACTTTTTATCTTTTTGATGGGATAATGGGAGTTTGTCTGTCATTCTTTTTGGTGCTGCAGAAAACGAAATTGTATCTGTGTAATAACTTGCAGGACGAGTGGAATCTTGTGCTTTTAGACCCGAATAAGAGGCTAAAAGTACTAAAATAGCATAGTTTATTTTATTCATAATAGTTTGTCTTTAACTATAAAAATACAGTGAATATAGCGGTTGCCATAAACGAAATGGTTTTTTCAGTAGAACAGATGTTTTTTGACTTCATTTAAACTCCTCAAACTTTTCTTGTCCTGTTTTTATCCTTTAGTTTTACCTTATAAACAATTCTGAAAGATAAAATAACACGAATGAAAGCAAGAAAATTAATTTTAAGCACGGTAGCTTTCCTAGCTCTTTTTGTGGCGAAAAATAGTTCCGCTCAAAGCGTAGTGGATAAAAAGGGAGTACAAAATTTCAATCAGAATTGGTTGTTTAAAAAAGACACGCTACAAGGAGCTGAAAAAATTGCGTACCAAGATTCGAATTGGAAAAAAATAAATCTTCCACACGATTGGGCTATTGAAGGTCCTTTTAGTAATAAAAATAATGCTAGAACAGGTGGGTTACCCGTTCACGGAATTGCTTGGTACCGAAAACATTTTGTTGTAGATAATAAAAATAAAGGAAGTCAAATTGCCGTAGCTTTTGACGGTGTGATGAATAATGCCAAAGTGTGGATAAATGGCAATTATGTGGGAGAACGCCCGTATGGTTACATTGGTTTTGAACTTGATTTGACACCATACATTAAATATGGTCAAGAAAATGTTATTGCCGTACAAGTTGCACCCGAGGATTTGTCTGCTCGTTGGTATCCAGGAGCCGGAATCTATCGCAATGTGTACTTAAAAGTCAAAAATGATATTCATATTCCGCAATGGGGAACCTATATTACGACGCCAATAGTTAGCGATGCAAAAGCAACAGTGGCAATTCAAACCACTATTAAAAATGCTGGGAATCTAAGTTCGAATGCCGTATTGGTTACAACTATCAAGAACAATAAAGGCGTTGTGGTGGCTAGTCAATCCAAAGCAATTTCTTTAGTTAAATCTTCAGAACAAAAAGTAAGTCAAAATTTAGAGGTTTTAAAACCTGCTCGTTGGGATATACAATCTCCTACCCTATACACTTCAATTAGTCAAGTAAAAGTAAACAATCAAGTTGTTGAAGAATACCAAACTAATTTTGGAATTAGAACCATAAAATTTGATGCCAACAATGGTTTTTTATTGAATGGAAAACGAGTGCAATTGAACGGAGTCTGTATGCATCATGATTTGGGACCTTTGGGTGCTGCCGTGAATTATCGCGCTAACGAACGCCAGATGCAAATTATGAAAAGTATGGGTACAAATGCCTTGCGTACCAGTCATAATCCACCATCTCCAGAAATATTAGAAGTTTGTGATAAACTTGGAATCGTTGTTATTGTCGAAGCTTTTGACGAATGGCAACTCCCTAAAGTTCCCAATGGTTACAGTAAATTTTTCGATCAATGGCATGAAAAAGATTTGCGCGACATGATCAAAAGAGACCGCAACCATCCATCGGTAATCATGTGGAGTATTGGTAACGAAATTTTGGAACAAAGCAAAAAAGACGGTTGGATTTTGACCAAACACCTCAATGATATTTGCCATGACGAGGACAATACACGTCCTACAACAGCTGGATTTAACTATTACCCACAGCCATTTATGAATAAACTAGCGTACCAAATAGATGTGGTAGGAATGAACTATTGGCCTGCTGATTACAAAGAAATCAAAGAAAAAAATCCGAATATCATTTTGTACGGATCTGAAACTTCTTCGCAAACTAGTAGCCGTGGCGTCTATCATTTACCAATTGAATTTAATGAAAAGCATGAAACCAATCAAGTTTCGAGCTATGACACCACCGTTGGTCCACCATGGGCATACGCACCCGATGTAGAATTTGAGGCTCAGGAGAAAAACCCTTTTTCGTTAGGGGAATTCATCTGGACAGGATTTGATTATTTGGGAGAACCAACACCTTATGGCGGTCGTGACAATTCGACCAATGGGTATTGGAACAAAGATTGGCCATCACACGCCTCGTATTTTGCACCCGTAGATTTGTGTGGTTTTCCAAAAGACCGCTATTATTTATACCAAAGTCAATGGACTACCAAACCAATGGTGCACGTTTTGCCACATTGGAATTGGGAAGGAAAAGAAGGCGACATTATTCCAGTTTACTCTTATACTAATTGTGATGAAGTGGAATTATTTGTGAACGGAAAATCGATGGGTAAAAAAGTAAAAGGAAAAGATTTTACCGAAATCCCATCAGAATATCATGGTTTTGAAAAAGGAATGTATAAAACAAAATACCGTTTGTCATGGAATGTGCCTTACCAACCAGGAAGTATCAAAGTTGTAGGTTACAAAAACGGAAAACAAGCTGCTGTAAAAGAAATTAAAACAGCGGGCGCTCCTGCTCTAATTAAACTTTCGGCTGATAGAAACGTGATCACCGCTGACGGAAAAGATTTATCCTTTATAACTGTTAGAATCGAAGATGCCAACGGAAATTTATGTCCAAATGCTGATAATTTGGTGAATTTTAAAGTCGAAGGCGCAGGAATTCAAGCAGCAGTTGGTAATGGTGATGCGGCTTCATTGGCTTCTTTTCAAGCGAATAACAGCAAAGCATTCAGTGGAATGTGTTTGTTGATTGTAAAAGCGACTGACAAAAAAGGAACCATCAAAATTACTGCTACATCTAGCAATTTGAAGACAGCAGAAACCATCGTTACAACAAAATAATAACATACTATAACCCTTTATGGATAGGTATTCGAATCATTCGATCTCCTTGAAATAATTCAAATATTCGATAGATGAAAAAAAATAACATCAAATTGATTTGTTTGTTTGCAGCAGCCTCTTTTGGTACTGTTCAAGCTCAAAATAAATCAAAGCAAAAAACAGAAAAATTTAAACCCACTTGGGAATCGGTATCAACTGTAAAAGCAGTACCCGATTGGTTTCAAGATGCTAAATTTGGAATTTATGCGCATTGGGGCCCAGTTTCTGCCGCTTTTGAAGGATCTGATCCTAACCAATATTATGGCGGTTGGCACGGAATGGTGATGTACCAAGATGGCAAAATTGTACCTACAAAAAGTGGAAATCCTTCAACTAATTATGTGCACCACACGAGTAAATACGGTAACGTAAAAGAATTTGGGTATAAATACATTATTGAACAATTCAAGCCAACTGGTTTTGATGCAGCAAAATGGGCCGAATTGTTTAAAAAATCAGGGGCTAAATTTGCTGGTCCTGTAGCCATGCACCACGATAATTTTGCCATGTGGGACAGCAAGGCGACACGTTGGAACAGTATGAATTACGGAGGTATTGATCCATCAGCAGCCCTAAAAAAAGAAATTGAAGCTAGAGGGATGAAGTTTATGGCTTCTTTTCATCACGCTTTTACTTGGAAATATTTTGCACCAGCACATGCACATGGCGGTATAGATCCAAAAGATTATGATTTGTACACCAGTCCACATTCCTTAGAATCTAATACACCTGACGATCGTTTTTATAAAGAATGGTGGGCAAAATTAAAGGAATATATTGATGTTTATCAGCCAGATTTAATTTGGTTTGATTGGTGGTTAGAAAATATGACGGAAGAAAGCCGACTTAAATTTTTATCCTACTATTATAACAAAGGAATTGAATGGAATAAAGAAGTAGGAGTTGCTTACAAAGAAAGTACCTTTACTTTGGACACTGCAATCAAAGATTACGAACGAGGAAGACCCAACCAACCCAAAAATCCAACTTGGTTGACAGATACATCTCCAGGAGCCTGGTTTTATAGACCGAATGCGCAGTTTAAATCACCTAACGAATTGGTGGATGTTTTGGTAGATATCGTTTCCAAAAACGGGGTTATGTTGCTTAATGTACCACCAGATCCAAACGGAACTATCCCACCAGTAATGGAAAATTTATTGACCGATATGGGACAATGGTTGGAAGTGAATGGTGACGCGATTTATGGTACACGTCCTTGGATTATTTTTGGCGAAGGCCCAAATAGATTGCCAGAAGGTGGTCATAAAGTGGAAGAAAAAAACAAGATAGAATATTCGAATAAAGACATTCGATTCACAAAAAAATCAGATAAAGAATTTTACGCCATTGTGTTGGATAAACCAGTGGGTAAAATTGTAATCAAATCTTTGAGTACACAAATAGGTGTTTTAAATTCGAAAATAGAAAATATAACACTTTTAGGTAGTGACGAAAAGATTAAATGGGTACGCAATGAAGAAGGATTGGTTATCACTGCTCCCAAATCATACCCATCTGATTATGCACATTCTTTCAAAATTAAAATGGAAGGCTATCAAGAAAATAATATTGGTGGTGCTGTTGATGCTCATAAAGATTAAGTTTTAAAATAAAAAAATGATAAAGAAATTTGTAACCCTGGCTGTTGTTTTTCATTCGATGCTCAGCATTAGCGCCCAACAGCGTCCTAACATCATATTTGTATTGACGGATGATCAATCATATGAATTAATGGGCAGTTCTGGACGAAATAATATTATTCAGACGCCCAATTTAGATAAAATGGCGCAAGACGGAATCTTGTTTACCAATGCGCATGTGTCGACCGCGATCTGTACGCCATCTCGTGTATGTATATTGCTAAGCCAATACGAACGCAAGCATGGAGTAAACTTTAATTCGGGCACTAGCGTTTCAGACAAAGCTTGGGAGAGTTCGTACCCCGTAGTAATGCGTGCAAACGGTTATTACACAGGGTGGATTGGCAAAAATCATTCGCCTATAGGTCAAGGAGGTTACAGTAGTGGTCTCATCGAGAAAAGCTTTGATTACTGGTACTCAAATCACACGCATGTAGGCTTTTATCCAAAAGAAATTAGTGATATTTATAATGATGCAATCGCTTTTACACAACCCGAAATTATCAATGAAGGGGTAAATGATTTTCTAGATCCTAACGAAAGAAAATTAAAAGGAGCTGTCCATTTTATCACCAACAGACCTGCTGACAAGCCTTTTATGTTGTCCATAAATTTCAATTTACCACACGGATCAAGTACGCGTGAAATGAAATCAAAATCGACAGATGATGCCATTTACCGTACTTTGTATCGTGATTTAGACATTCCGCTACCACCGAATTATGTGGCTAGAGCAGACATTAAAAACCCAAAGTTACCAAAAGATCTTTGGCATGCTGATGATCGTCAAGAAGGATACAATTATGTTGATAAACCTGATACTGCCAGAGAACGAGCGATACGCGAAATGCAAGCCGTAACAGGAATTGACCGCATGGTTGGAAATTTAAGAAAGAAATTGCAAGACCTTAAAATCGATAAAAACACTATTATCATTTTTACCTCTGACCATGGACTGTTTGGTGGCGAATTTGGTTTGGGAGGAAAAGCAACTTGTTACGAAAAAAATACTCATATTCCGTTTATAGTTTACGATCCAACAGCGCCCAAAAAGGCACATGGAGTGGTTAGTGATGCTTTAATTCAAACAGTAGACATCGCTCCTACTATGCTCGCTATGGCAGGAATAAAAATACCTACTACTTTTCAAGGAAAAGATATATCGGCCATAATTAAAGGTGATTTAAAAGATATTAGATCGTACTCTTATTCAGAGAATTTATGGTCAACAACATTTGGTAATCCTCGTTGTGAATCCATTCAAGACAAGCGCTGGAAGTACATTCGATACTACAAAA encodes the following:
- a CDS encoding IS30 family transposase, which produces MSHLTIEQRYEIATLRSQGFSMSKIGGFIGRDKSVISRELSRNSDQRNNVYKAKLAQSKASIRQHEKAKKIRFTEQIKARVIHLLEEDFSPEQIVGYCSDKNFECVSIETIYQFIWSDKKKGGQHYKHLRTKGKRYAKRGALKGSRGIIKDRVGIENRPLVVEEKQRIGDLEIDLVIGKNHKGALLTINDRASGVLKMAKINSKESQEIQEKLIELLMDWKPILHTITSDNGKEFANHKKVSEILEISYFFANPYCSWERGANENLNGLVRQYFPKKYNFDLITEEEVLRVTNKLNNRPRKRFGFKSPNEIFEQKLKQCA
- a CDS encoding family 16 glycosylhydrolase; the protein is MNKINYAILVLLASYSGLKAQDSTRPASYYTDTISFSAAPKRMTDKLPLSHQKDKKWVLQKYLSDEFAGLKLDSDKWYDTNPKWLGRAPSMANSENVSLEKGNLVLRINQVKEPKYKNDYTHNVGWVVSKKSITYGYFEMRAKLMDAPWVSCFWLYNWWYKDNWKTEIDICENNPGAAKNRHTLTSNLHVFSAPVDKGNVTKLKSHPQNYYIPFELQKDYHVWGLEWDKDFIRWYIDGVLFRESPNVYWHQDLHINFNSESNKWLLALPDDNRLNEDFNVDYVRVWQKK
- the galB gene encoding beta-galactosidase GalB is translated as MKARKLILSTVAFLALFVAKNSSAQSVVDKKGVQNFNQNWLFKKDTLQGAEKIAYQDSNWKKINLPHDWAIEGPFSNKNNARTGGLPVHGIAWYRKHFVVDNKNKGSQIAVAFDGVMNNAKVWINGNYVGERPYGYIGFELDLTPYIKYGQENVIAVQVAPEDLSARWYPGAGIYRNVYLKVKNDIHIPQWGTYITTPIVSDAKATVAIQTTIKNAGNLSSNAVLVTTIKNNKGVVVASQSKAISLVKSSEQKVSQNLEVLKPARWDIQSPTLYTSISQVKVNNQVVEEYQTNFGIRTIKFDANNGFLLNGKRVQLNGVCMHHDLGPLGAAVNYRANERQMQIMKSMGTNALRTSHNPPSPEILEVCDKLGIVVIVEAFDEWQLPKVPNGYSKFFDQWHEKDLRDMIKRDRNHPSVIMWSIGNEILEQSKKDGWILTKHLNDICHDEDNTRPTTAGFNYYPQPFMNKLAYQIDVVGMNYWPADYKEIKEKNPNIILYGSETSSQTSSRGVYHLPIEFNEKHETNQVSSYDTTVGPPWAYAPDVEFEAQEKNPFSLGEFIWTGFDYLGEPTPYGGRDNSTNGYWNKDWPSHASYFAPVDLCGFPKDRYYLYQSQWTTKPMVHVLPHWNWEGKEGDIIPVYSYTNCDEVELFVNGKSMGKKVKGKDFTEIPSEYHGFEKGMYKTKYRLSWNVPYQPGSIKVVGYKNGKQAAVKEIKTAGAPALIKLSADRNVITADGKDLSFITVRIEDANGNLCPNADNLVNFKVEGAGIQAAVGNGDAASLASFQANNSKAFSGMCLLIVKATDKKGTIKITATSSNLKTAETIVTTK
- a CDS encoding alpha-L-fucosidase, which translates into the protein MKKNNIKLICLFAAASFGTVQAQNKSKQKTEKFKPTWESVSTVKAVPDWFQDAKFGIYAHWGPVSAAFEGSDPNQYYGGWHGMVMYQDGKIVPTKSGNPSTNYVHHTSKYGNVKEFGYKYIIEQFKPTGFDAAKWAELFKKSGAKFAGPVAMHHDNFAMWDSKATRWNSMNYGGIDPSAALKKEIEARGMKFMASFHHAFTWKYFAPAHAHGGIDPKDYDLYTSPHSLESNTPDDRFYKEWWAKLKEYIDVYQPDLIWFDWWLENMTEESRLKFLSYYYNKGIEWNKEVGVAYKESTFTLDTAIKDYERGRPNQPKNPTWLTDTSPGAWFYRPNAQFKSPNELVDVLVDIVSKNGVMLLNVPPDPNGTIPPVMENLLTDMGQWLEVNGDAIYGTRPWIIFGEGPNRLPEGGHKVEEKNKIEYSNKDIRFTKKSDKEFYAIVLDKPVGKIVIKSLSTQIGVLNSKIENITLLGSDEKIKWVRNEEGLVITAPKSYPSDYAHSFKIKMEGYQENNIGGAVDAHKD
- a CDS encoding sulfatase-like hydrolase/transferase; translation: MIKKFVTLAVVFHSMLSISAQQRPNIIFVLTDDQSYELMGSSGRNNIIQTPNLDKMAQDGILFTNAHVSTAICTPSRVCILLSQYERKHGVNFNSGTSVSDKAWESSYPVVMRANGYYTGWIGKNHSPIGQGGYSSGLIEKSFDYWYSNHTHVGFYPKEISDIYNDAIAFTQPEIINEGVNDFLDPNERKLKGAVHFITNRPADKPFMLSINFNLPHGSSTREMKSKSTDDAIYRTLYRDLDIPLPPNYVARADIKNPKLPKDLWHADDRQEGYNYVDKPDTARERAIREMQAVTGIDRMVGNLRKKLQDLKIDKNTIIIFTSDHGLFGGEFGLGGKATCYEKNTHIPFIVYDPTAPKKAHGVVSDALIQTVDIAPTMLAMAGIKIPTTFQGKDISAIIKGDLKDIRSYSYSENLWSTTFGNPRCESIQDKRWKYIRYYKNDNFSAVKLIKYGKEMGISQKEMLYNLHDPEMALYRDYIDSPLNGEEPVYEELYDLKNDPFEAKNLIKENIPPAILDNLKKQWKIAITNARGQGKPEVYRYTDDVFPGGSKE